One genomic window of Thalassolituus hydrocarboniclasticus includes the following:
- the miaA gene encoding tRNA (adenosine(37)-N6)-dimethylallyltransferase MiaA, protein MSTVHELPPAIFLMGPTASGKTALALELVEKYPCEIISVDSALVYKGMDIGTAKPDAEMQKRAPHRLIDLIDPAESYSAANFREDALREMADITARGKVPLLTGGTMMYFKFLRDGAAQLPQADEEVRERLLAEGLQYGWPHMHEKLAAIDPQSAERLKPMDSQRIQRALEVYEVSGKTLTEFWAEQQSEPLPYHVVNLAVCPRERSTLHERIALRFRQMVEQGFIDEVKKLHARGDLNVNMPAVRAVGYRQVWDYLDGKYDYEEMIERGIIATRQLAKRQVTWLRSWPDLYWLETEDSNLLQSALKILHANAIFSASS, encoded by the coding sequence ATGAGCACTGTGCATGAATTACCGCCGGCCATCTTTCTGATGGGGCCGACCGCCTCCGGCAAAACCGCACTGGCACTGGAGCTGGTGGAAAAATATCCGTGCGAAATTATCAGTGTCGATTCGGCGCTGGTGTACAAGGGTATGGATATCGGTACCGCCAAACCTGACGCCGAAATGCAGAAGCGTGCGCCGCACCGGTTAATTGATCTGATTGATCCGGCAGAGAGTTACTCTGCGGCAAATTTCCGCGAAGATGCACTGCGCGAAATGGCCGATATCACCGCCCGCGGCAAGGTACCACTGCTGACCGGCGGCACCATGATGTACTTTAAATTTCTGCGTGATGGCGCGGCGCAATTGCCACAGGCTGATGAAGAGGTTCGTGAGCGTCTGCTGGCCGAAGGGCTGCAGTATGGCTGGCCGCATATGCACGAAAAACTCGCCGCCATTGATCCGCAATCGGCGGAACGGTTAAAGCCGATGGATTCACAGCGCATTCAGCGTGCACTGGAAGTGTATGAAGTATCGGGCAAAACCCTGACCGAGTTCTGGGCTGAGCAGCAGAGCGAACCACTGCCTTATCATGTGGTCAATCTGGCCGTATGTCCGCGCGAACGCAGCACCCTGCATGAACGCATTGCGCTGCGTTTCCGCCAGATGGTGGAGCAGGGCTTTATCGATGAAGTAAAAAAGCTGCATGCGCGCGGTGATCTGAACGTCAATATGCCTGCCGTGCGGGCCGTCGGATACCGTCAGGTATGGGACTATCTGGACGGCAAATATGATTATGAGGAAATGATTGAGCGTGGCATTATAGCCACGCGCCAGTTGGCGAAGCGGCAGGTAACCTGGTTGCGCAGCTGGCCCGATCTGTACTGGCTGGAGACAGAGGATAGTAATCTTCTGCAAAGCGCCTTGAAAATCCTGCATGCCAACGCCATATTTAGCGCATCGTCCTGA
- the mtnC gene encoding acireductone synthase produces MTVKLILTDIEGTTSSISFVKDVLFPYAAQHLPDYVRSHLQDAQVQQQLAQTAQLAAAEGIDVDATDHEALIALLLQWIAADRKVTPLKALQGLIWEAGYKNRDYAAHMYADATEYLQRWHASGIPLYVYSSGSVQAQKLFFGYSQDGDLLPLFSGHFDTLVGAKREAASYRNILTELQKQHDIQAADVLFLSDIIEELDAAREAGLQTCWLVRDAALPQNPTHTAVSSFADIVL; encoded by the coding sequence ATGACCGTAAAACTGATTCTGACCGATATTGAAGGCACCACGTCCTCCATCTCTTTTGTCAAAGACGTGCTCTTTCCGTACGCCGCACAGCACTTACCGGATTACGTGCGCAGCCATCTGCAGGATGCTCAGGTGCAGCAGCAACTGGCACAGACCGCGCAGCTGGCTGCCGCCGAAGGTATCGACGTTGACGCCACTGACCATGAAGCGCTGATTGCGCTGTTGCTGCAATGGATCGCCGCCGACCGCAAAGTCACACCGCTGAAAGCCCTGCAGGGACTGATCTGGGAAGCCGGCTACAAAAACCGCGACTACGCCGCGCATATGTATGCCGATGCCACCGAATACCTGCAGCGCTGGCATGCCAGCGGCATTCCGCTGTATGTCTATTCATCCGGCTCAGTACAGGCGCAGAAGCTGTTTTTCGGTTATTCACAGGACGGTGATCTGCTGCCATTGTTCAGTGGTCATTTCGATACTCTGGTCGGTGCTAAACGGGAGGCCGCTTCTTACCGGAATATCCTCACCGAACTGCAGAAGCAGCACGATATTCAGGCGGCGGATGTGCTGTTTCTGTCAGATATCATTGAAGAACTGGATGCCGCCCGTGAAGCCGGACTGCAGACCTGCTGGCTGGTGCGTGATGCTGCCCTGCCACAGAACCCCACTCATACCGCCGTCAGCAGCTTTGCCGACATAGTGCTGTGA
- the hflK gene encoding FtsH protease activity modulator HflK → MAWNEPGGKGNPNDPWGNNNRGNKNRGNQPPDLDDALKQLMDKINGLFGKGNGNNNNGNDNGSGAGGFFGIAAAILVVMLAFNSFYTLDEQERGVVLRLGKYLNTEGPGLHFKIPLVDQVIPVNTTKVREAEIKERMLTEDENIVEVELNAQYRVADPIAFALRVELPERTLLSAAESALRHEVGSAAMDPILTTGRAVLAEKVQIRLQDYLDRYQTGMVLTNVNIKDARPPAQVKAAFDDVQKAKQDKERFINEAEAYANAVVPEARGRAQRQLEEASAYKARIIARAEGEAARFNNLYSEYKKAPAVTRERLYIEALSDVYTSSSKVLVDVKGGNNMMYLPLDKLMQNMPAAKGDGASLSSGDISRLTDQVLNEVRTRQNSTGNTTRREGR, encoded by the coding sequence ATGGCCTGGAATGAGCCCGGCGGAAAGGGCAATCCCAATGATCCCTGGGGTAACAACAACCGCGGTAATAAAAATCGCGGCAATCAGCCACCGGATCTGGATGATGCCCTGAAACAGCTGATGGACAAGATTAATGGTCTGTTCGGCAAGGGAAATGGCAATAACAATAACGGTAATGACAATGGCAGTGGAGCCGGTGGCTTTTTTGGTATCGCCGCCGCCATTCTGGTTGTCATGCTGGCGTTTAATTCTTTCTATACCCTGGATGAACAGGAGCGTGGTGTTGTTCTGCGTCTGGGTAAATACCTGAATACCGAAGGCCCGGGTCTGCATTTCAAAATACCTCTGGTTGATCAGGTGATTCCGGTGAATACCACCAAGGTTCGGGAAGCGGAAATCAAAGAGCGTATGCTCACCGAAGATGAAAACATCGTCGAAGTTGAGCTGAACGCACAATACCGCGTGGCCGATCCTATTGCTTTCGCCCTGCGTGTTGAGCTGCCGGAACGCACTCTGCTGTCTGCTGCGGAAAGTGCCCTGCGCCATGAAGTGGGTTCGGCGGCAATGGACCCGATTCTGACGACTGGTCGTGCGGTTCTTGCGGAAAAAGTGCAGATTCGTCTGCAGGATTACCTCGACCGTTACCAGACCGGTATGGTGCTGACTAACGTCAACATTAAAGATGCCCGCCCACCGGCTCAGGTGAAAGCGGCATTCGATGACGTACAGAAAGCCAAACAGGATAAAGAACGTTTTATTAACGAAGCCGAAGCCTACGCCAATGCGGTTGTACCGGAAGCCCGTGGTCGCGCCCAGCGTCAGCTGGAAGAAGCGAGCGCTTATAAGGCCCGTATTATTGCCCGCGCAGAAGGTGAGGCCGCACGTTTCAATAACCTCTACTCTGAATACAAAAAAGCGCCGGCGGTTACCCGCGAGCGTCTGTATATCGAAGCGCTGTCCGATGTTTATACCAGCAGCAGTAAGGTTCTGGTGGATGTGAAAGGCGGCAACAACATGATGTATCTGCCGCTGGATAAGCTGATGCAGAACATGCCGGCAGCCAAAGGCGACGGCGCATCCCTGAGCAGTGGTGACATTTCCCGTCTGACTGATCAGGTACTGAATGAAGTCCGCACCCGTCAGAACAGCACTGGCAACACTACTCGCAGGGAGGGTCGTTAA
- a CDS encoding methylthioribulose 1-phosphate dehydratase, which yields MFNQQDFARAAQALCDYGRILYSRGWSPATSSNYSVRLNEQCCALTSSGKHKGELTPADILVVDWNGHALTPGKPSAETLLHTQLYERDLAIGAVLHTHSPVAVVLSQIWPQDQLQLNGWELQKAFAGETTHEDTISFPLFANDQDIARLAALVEQHMSAQGQGHAYLIRGHGVYTWGKDLAECFRHLEALENLLGYQLELLKLRQL from the coding sequence ATGTTTAATCAGCAGGATTTTGCCCGCGCCGCCCAGGCACTGTGCGATTATGGCCGCATCCTCTACAGCCGTGGCTGGTCACCGGCCACCAGTTCCAACTATTCCGTACGCCTGAATGAGCAGTGCTGCGCACTGACCAGTTCCGGTAAGCACAAAGGCGAGCTGACCCCGGCGGATATTCTGGTGGTCGACTGGAATGGCCACGCTCTAACTCCGGGCAAGCCTTCCGCCGAAACCCTGCTGCATACTCAGCTGTACGAACGTGATCTGGCTATTGGTGCCGTGCTGCATACCCACTCGCCGGTGGCGGTGGTGCTGTCGCAGATCTGGCCACAGGATCAGCTGCAGCTTAACGGCTGGGAGCTGCAGAAAGCCTTCGCCGGGGAAACCACCCACGAAGACACCATAAGCTTTCCGCTGTTTGCCAACGATCAGGATATCGCCCGCCTGGCCGCTCTGGTCGAACAGCATATGAGCGCTCAGGGTCAGGGCCACGCCTACCTGATACGCGGTCACGGCGTGTACACCTGGGGCAAAGATCTGGCGGAATGTTTCCGTCATCTGGAAGCGCTGGAAAACCTGTTAGGCTACCAGCTCGAATTGCTGAAACTCCGTCAACTCTAA
- the hflC gene encoding protease modulator HflC: MSPKALLSLIVLGVLLLVASQGLYVINETERAIKLQFGEVVDNDIKPGLHWKVPFMQNVKRFDARVLTLDTNPSHFLTSGKKYVIVDSFTKWRIKDVNSYYKATSGNRQEASNLLANLVNKGLRDEIANRTLHEVVSGERDQLMTKLTAALNTQTQDDLGIEILDMRVKAVDLPDDLSASVYNRMSAEREREAREHRSQGKELSEGIQADADRQKTVLEAEAYRDAERTKGEGDAEAARIYASAYNKDPEFYAFTRSLKAYTQTFSQSDVLLLEPDSDFFRYLKDSKGK, from the coding sequence ATGTCTCCGAAAGCTTTATTGAGTCTGATCGTTCTGGGTGTGTTGCTGCTGGTCGCCAGTCAGGGCCTGTACGTCATCAACGAAACCGAACGCGCAATCAAGCTGCAGTTCGGTGAAGTGGTCGACAATGACATCAAACCGGGTCTGCACTGGAAAGTGCCTTTTATGCAGAACGTTAAGCGTTTTGATGCACGGGTACTGACGCTGGATACCAATCCATCGCACTTCCTGACCTCCGGTAAAAAGTATGTGATCGTCGATTCGTTCACCAAGTGGCGTATCAAGGATGTGAATTCCTACTACAAAGCCACTTCCGGTAACCGTCAGGAAGCCTCTAACCTGCTGGCTAACCTGGTCAACAAAGGTCTGCGTGATGAAATCGCCAACCGTACCCTGCATGAAGTGGTATCCGGTGAGCGTGATCAGCTGATGACCAAGCTTACCGCCGCCCTGAATACTCAGACTCAGGATGATCTGGGCATTGAGATTCTTGATATGCGCGTGAAAGCCGTTGATCTGCCGGATGACCTCAGTGCTTCGGTATATAACCGTATGTCGGCGGAACGTGAGCGTGAAGCGCGCGAACACCGCTCTCAGGGTAAAGAGCTGTCAGAAGGTATTCAGGCCGATGCCGATCGTCAGAAAACCGTTCTGGAAGCTGAAGCTTACCGTGATGCTGAACGCACCAAGGGTGAGGGCGATGCTGAAGCTGCACGTATTTATGCGTCTGCTTACAACAAAGACCCTGAGTTCTATGCCTTTACCCGTAGTCTGAAAGCCTACACCCAGACCTTCAGTCAGAGCGATGTACTGCTGCTGGAGCCGGACAGTGACTTCTTCCGTTACCTGAAGGATTCAAAAGGCAAGTAA
- the hflX gene encoding ribosome rescue GTPase HflX → MFFERPDNGGETAVLVHIDFPEGLNREDLNEFRELVISAGADPVDLVTTKRSTPDPKTFIGKGKVEEIGQALRLHGAELVIFNHALSPSQERNLERALQCRVLDRTGLILDIFAQRARTHEGKLQVELAQLQFQSTRLIRGWTHLERQKGGIGMRGPGETQLETDRRLLRERVKNINARLEKVHAQRDQNRRARKRSSIPSVAIVGYTNAGKSTLFNTLTTADVYAANQLFATLDPTLRRFAVDNVGEVVLADTVGFIRHLPHKLVEAFQATLQEAAEADLLVHVIDCAAQEREGNIQQVELVLKEIEADVVPQLRVYNKIDLLEHSEARIDRDDQGKPVAVWVSAQQRLGLDLLNQAIGELLSTEVFNEDICLHPAEAKLRAILYELGAIQKEHYAENGDMVLTLRMQRQDFKRALARADMAESRFLEPVQEAWH, encoded by the coding sequence TTGTTCTTTGAACGCCCGGATAATGGCGGCGAAACCGCAGTACTGGTTCATATTGATTTTCCTGAGGGCCTCAATCGTGAGGACCTTAACGAGTTCAGGGAACTGGTTATTTCGGCAGGTGCCGATCCGGTGGATCTGGTAACCACCAAACGCTCAACCCCCGATCCCAAAACCTTTATCGGTAAAGGTAAAGTGGAGGAAATCGGTCAGGCTCTGCGCCTGCATGGCGCAGAACTGGTTATTTTCAATCACGCATTGTCACCCAGCCAGGAACGTAACCTGGAGCGGGCACTACAGTGCCGTGTTCTCGACCGTACCGGTCTGATTCTCGATATTTTCGCCCAGCGTGCACGTACCCATGAAGGTAAGCTGCAGGTTGAGCTGGCGCAGCTGCAGTTTCAGTCGACCCGTCTGATCCGTGGCTGGACTCACCTTGAGCGACAGAAAGGTGGTATTGGTATGCGCGGGCCGGGTGAAACCCAGCTCGAGACTGACCGTCGTCTGCTGCGTGAGCGGGTAAAAAACATCAACGCCCGGCTGGAAAAGGTTCATGCCCAGCGTGATCAGAACCGCCGTGCGCGCAAGCGCTCATCGATTCCCAGTGTGGCCATTGTCGGTTACACCAACGCTGGTAAGTCGACGCTGTTCAATACCCTGACCACCGCCGATGTGTATGCCGCCAATCAGCTGTTTGCCACGCTTGATCCGACTTTGCGCCGCTTTGCGGTGGATAACGTTGGTGAGGTGGTGCTGGCCGATACGGTAGGCTTTATTCGCCACCTGCCACACAAGCTGGTTGAGGCCTTTCAGGCCACTTTGCAGGAAGCGGCCGAAGCGGATCTGCTGGTGCATGTGATCGACTGTGCGGCACAGGAACGCGAAGGCAATATTCAGCAGGTAGAGCTGGTATTAAAAGAAATTGAAGCCGATGTGGTACCGCAACTGCGGGTCTACAACAAAATTGACCTGCTGGAACACAGCGAAGCCCGTATTGACCGTGACGATCAGGGCAAGCCTGTAGCGGTATGGGTATCGGCTCAGCAGCGTCTTGGACTGGATCTGTTGAATCAGGCCATTGGCGAATTGCTGAGCACGGAAGTCTTCAATGAAGATATCTGTCTGCACCCGGCGGAAGCCAAGCTACGTGCAATTCTTTACGAATTGGGTGCGATACAGAAAGAACACTATGCTGAAAACGGTGATATGGTACTGACCCTGAGAATGCAGCGTCAGGATTTCAAACGTGCTCTGGCGCGCGCTGATATGGCCGAAAGCCGTTTTCTTGAACCGGTACAGGAAGCCTGGCACTGA
- a CDS encoding adenylosuccinate synthase, producing the protein MGKSVVVLGTQWGDEGKGKIVDLLTEKAAAVVRFQGGHNAGHTLVINGEKTALHLIPSGILRDGVTCIIGNGVVLAPDALLKEIRALEERGVPVMERLRISHACPLILPYHCALDQAREIKRGNAKIGTTGRGIGPAYEDKVSRRGLRVGDLYQPEFADKLKEVMEYHNFSLKNYYGVDEVSYEETLASCMDWAAQIKDVVVDAVNLVHEIRESGGDIMFEGAQGTLLDIDHGTYPFVTSSNTTAGGVATGSGVGPLYLDQILGITKAYTTRVGSGPFPTELFDDVGVHLATVGKEKGTTTGRDRRCGWFDAMLVKHAIRVNSINTICLTKLDVLDGLETIKVCVGYEDADGNAVNVPASADQFDKIKPVYQELPGWSESTFGAKSIDDLPENARAYVRFVEQAINAPIDIISTGPDRVETIVLRHSFEL; encoded by the coding sequence ATGGGCAAAAGCGTTGTTGTTCTGGGCACCCAATGGGGTGACGAAGGTAAGGGTAAGATTGTTGACCTGCTGACTGAAAAAGCCGCCGCTGTAGTGCGCTTTCAGGGTGGTCACAATGCTGGTCATACACTGGTAATCAACGGTGAGAAAACCGCACTGCACCTGATTCCGTCCGGCATCCTGCGTGATGGCGTGACCTGTATCATCGGTAACGGTGTGGTGCTGGCGCCGGATGCTCTGCTGAAAGAGATCCGGGCACTGGAAGAGCGTGGCGTACCGGTAATGGAACGTCTGCGTATCTCCCACGCCTGTCCGCTGATTCTGCCGTATCACTGTGCTCTGGATCAGGCTCGTGAGATCAAGCGTGGCAATGCCAAGATCGGTACCACCGGTCGTGGTATCGGCCCGGCTTACGAAGATAAAGTATCCCGTCGCGGCCTGCGCGTTGGCGATCTGTATCAGCCGGAGTTCGCCGACAAACTGAAAGAAGTGATGGAATACCATAACTTCTCGCTGAAAAATTACTACGGCGTTGACGAAGTCAGCTACGAAGAAACCCTGGCGTCCTGTATGGACTGGGCAGCACAGATCAAAGACGTTGTTGTTGATGCGGTGAATCTGGTGCACGAAATCCGCGAAAGTGGTGGCGACATCATGTTCGAAGGTGCGCAGGGCACACTGCTGGATATCGACCACGGTACCTATCCGTTCGTAACCTCGTCCAACACCACCGCCGGTGGCGTAGCGACCGGTTCCGGCGTAGGCCCGCTCTATCTGGATCAGATTCTGGGTATCACCAAGGCTTACACCACCCGTGTAGGTTCTGGCCCGTTCCCGACTGAACTGTTCGACGACGTGGGTGTACATCTGGCGACTGTCGGTAAAGAAAAAGGCACCACCACCGGCCGTGACCGCCGTTGTGGCTGGTTCGATGCGATGCTGGTGAAACACGCGATCCGCGTAAACTCCATCAACACCATCTGTCTGACCAAGCTCGACGTACTGGACGGTCTGGAGACCATCAAAGTCTGTGTTGGCTACGAAGATGCCGATGGCAATGCCGTGAATGTACCGGCCAGTGCTGATCAGTTCGATAAGATCAAGCCGGTCTATCAGGAACTGCCAGGCTGGAGCGAGTCGACTTTTGGTGCCAAGAGCATCGATGATCTGCCGGAAAATGCCCGTGCTTACGTGCGTTTTGTCGAGCAGGCGATCAACGCTCCGATCGATATTATCTCCACCGGTCCTGACCGTGTAGAAACCATTGTTCTGCGCCACAGCTTCGAGCTGTAA
- the hfq gene encoding RNA chaperone Hfq, whose translation MSKGHSLQDPYLNQLRKERIPVSIFLVNGIKLQGQIESFDQFVILLKNTVSQMVYKHAISTVVPSRNVRLQPADTGEVDGSSDE comes from the coding sequence ATGTCAAAAGGGCATTCTCTACAAGACCCTTACCTCAATCAGCTGCGCAAAGAACGTATTCCAGTGTCTATCTTTCTGGTAAACGGCATCAAGCTGCAAGGTCAGATCGAATCATTCGACCAATTTGTTATTCTGCTGAAAAACACGGTCAGTCAGATGGTTTATAAACACGCAATTTCTACTGTTGTACCATCCCGCAATGTGCGTCTGCAGCCTGCAGATACCGGCGAAGTTGATGGCAGCAGCGACGAGTAA
- a CDS encoding acyl-CoA thioesterase, with the protein MQDLYDYPVVIEIPVAWGEMDAFQHVNNAQFFRYFESARVQYFDNLKILDYMNNYARGPILASTNAKFLAPVKYPDTLSVGIRSQRLESGRIAQEYAVWSHETSRLVAKGESLLVFFDYKAGRPCDIPEGLVESILKLEPYLAEKASS; encoded by the coding sequence ATGCAGGATTTGTATGATTACCCGGTCGTGATTGAAATACCGGTGGCCTGGGGCGAGATGGATGCTTTCCAGCACGTGAATAACGCTCAGTTCTTCCGCTATTTTGAGAGTGCGCGGGTGCAGTATTTCGACAACCTGAAAATTCTCGATTACATGAACAACTACGCCCGCGGACCTATCCTGGCGTCGACCAATGCTAAATTTCTGGCACCAGTGAAATACCCGGACACCCTGAGTGTGGGTATCCGCAGTCAGCGTCTGGAGAGTGGACGCATTGCGCAGGAGTATGCGGTCTGGAGCCATGAGACATCACGTCTGGTGGCGAAAGGTGAGAGTCTGCTGGTGTTCTTTGACTACAAGGCCGGGCGGCCGTGCGACATACCGGAGGGGCTGGTGGAAAGTATTCTGAAACTGGAGCCGTATTTAGCGGAAAAGGCATCGAGCTGA
- a CDS encoding ATP phosphoribosyltransferase regulatory subunit, whose product MTSADRWLLPDGIEEVLPPQARRIEQLRRRLLDLLDNCGYDLVIPPALEYLDSLLTGVGKDLDLRTFKVTDQLSGRLMGLSADTTPQVARIDAHSLAPEGISRLSYCRTVFHAKASSLLASRTPTQIGAELYGEAGVSADVEIISLMLTLLESAGVQQVHLDLGHVGVFRALAAKAGISAEQQRELFDLLKLKCATDLEAWAAREIQDAALAEAFALLIRLQGDRQKLDAAISRMAELVPETSAELAHIQQVAEQLAQRFPQTSLYFDLTELRGYNYHTGLVFAAYIPGYGDAIAQGGRYDETGAVFGRARPATGFSADLKVLARFGTYQAEVKQTVVAPNENDPALWQLIAQLREQGKRVLVPLNDDAIRADLYLKKLDGQWQLVEA is encoded by the coding sequence ATGACTAGCGCTGACCGTTGGCTATTGCCGGATGGTATTGAAGAAGTGCTGCCGCCACAGGCGCGGCGGATTGAACAGTTGCGTCGCCGTTTGCTCGACCTGCTGGATAACTGTGGCTATGACCTGGTGATTCCACCGGCGCTTGAATATCTTGATTCGTTGCTGACCGGTGTCGGCAAAGATCTCGATTTGCGTACCTTTAAAGTCACCGACCAGCTGTCTGGCCGTCTGATGGGACTGAGTGCCGATACCACGCCTCAGGTTGCCCGTATCGACGCCCACAGTCTGGCTCCGGAAGGCATCAGCCGTCTGAGCTACTGCCGTACCGTATTCCATGCCAAGGCCAGCTCGCTGCTGGCCAGCCGCACCCCGACGCAGATTGGTGCTGAACTGTACGGCGAAGCCGGCGTCAGTGCCGATGTTGAGATTATCAGCCTGATGCTGACTCTGCTTGAGTCCGCCGGTGTACAGCAGGTGCATCTGGATCTGGGCCATGTTGGTGTCTTCCGCGCGCTGGCAGCCAAAGCCGGTATCAGCGCTGAGCAGCAGCGTGAGCTGTTTGATCTGCTGAAACTGAAATGCGCCACCGACCTTGAAGCCTGGGCCGCGCGCGAAATTCAGGATGCGGCACTGGCAGAAGCCTTTGCACTGCTGATCCGCCTGCAGGGCGACCGGCAGAAACTGGATGCCGCCATCAGCCGTATGGCCGAGCTGGTACCGGAAACTTCCGCCGAACTGGCACATATTCAGCAGGTTGCAGAGCAGCTTGCACAGCGTTTCCCGCAGACGTCGCTGTATTTCGACCTGACCGAGCTGCGTGGCTATAACTATCACACCGGTCTGGTGTTTGCTGCTTATATTCCTGGCTATGGCGATGCCATCGCTCAGGGTGGCCGTTATGACGAAACCGGCGCGGTGTTCGGCCGTGCCCGTCCGGCAACCGGCTTCAGTGCTGATCTGAAAGTGCTGGCCCGTTTCGGGACCTATCAGGCAGAAGTAAAACAGACAGTAGTTGCACCCAATGAGAATGACCCGGCCTTATGGCAACTGATTGCGCAACTGCGCGAGCAGGGCAAGCGGGTTCTGGTGCCGTTGAACGATGATGCGATCCGGGCGGATCTGTATCTGAAAAAACTGGATGGCCAGTGGCAGCTGGTCGAAGCTTAA
- a CDS encoding DUF2065 domain-containing protein: MQPDLWREFAIALCLVFILEGVMPFLYPTRWRKLVAQLATVDDRTMRMTGLISMLIGLGLLYVIN, translated from the coding sequence GTGCAGCCCGATTTATGGCGTGAATTCGCTATCGCCCTCTGCCTGGTGTTTATTCTTGAAGGGGTAATGCCGTTTCTCTACCCCACCCGGTGGCGCAAGCTGGTCGCTCAGCTGGCCACAGTCGATGATCGCACGATGCGCATGACCGGTCTGATCAGTATGCTGATCGGGCTGGGTTTACTTTACGTAATCAATTAA
- a CDS encoding 1,2-dihydroxy-3-keto-5-methylthiopentene dioxygenase, giving the protein MSIIRIYTDHDTTNLLFTSDNSSKIQARLAEIGVRFEQWQTGSDLSAGAQAEEVISAYRKDIDRLMQEDGYQTVDVVSLSADHPQKAELRQKFLSEHTHSEDEVRFFVAGEGLFTLHADNKVFEVLCQKGDLISVPANTPHWFDMGPNPGFIAIRLFNNPDGWVANFTGSDIAERFNRLEN; this is encoded by the coding sequence ATGAGCATTATCCGCATCTATACCGACCACGACACAACGAATCTGTTGTTTACCAGTGATAACAGCAGCAAGATTCAGGCGCGACTGGCAGAGATTGGCGTACGCTTCGAACAGTGGCAGACCGGCAGCGACCTGAGCGCCGGCGCCCAAGCGGAAGAAGTCATCAGCGCCTACCGCAAAGACATCGACCGCCTGATGCAGGAAGACGGCTATCAGACCGTGGATGTGGTCAGCCTCAGCGCCGACCATCCGCAGAAAGCCGAGCTGCGCCAGAAGTTTCTCAGCGAACACACCCACAGCGAAGACGAAGTGCGTTTCTTCGTCGCCGGCGAAGGTCTGTTCACCCTGCATGCCGACAACAAAGTGTTTGAAGTCCTGTGCCAGAAAGGCGACCTGATCAGTGTACCGGCCAACACCCCGCACTGGTTTGATATGGGCCCGAATCCGGGCTTTATTGCCATCCGTCTGTTCAACAACCCTGACGGCTGGGTCGCCAACTTTACCGGCAGCGACATTGCCGAACGCTTTAACCGCCTGGAAAACTGA